One region of Corvus moneduloides isolate bCorMon1 chromosome 15, bCorMon1.pri, whole genome shotgun sequence genomic DNA includes:
- the LOC116451568 gene encoding sulfate transporter-like, translated as MEDASSQEPALSKDTPGSFQPQEPPATFVTLEEYEPRGFSAKEFIVEKARAACTCSPQSLSTALRRLFPVLDWLPRYNLRAQLLGDIISGLLVGIVAIPQSISYSLLANQDPIYGIYTNFFCNIIYAAMATSRHACVGSFGVLCLMVGQSVTRHLQLAGYGDSSAALGGNSSSPGNGTEACDRSCYAITVALSLSYLVGLYQILLGVLQLGFVAVYLSEPLLGGFVTGSSLTIITSQMKYLLGLKIPRHEGVGSFILTWVDLFRYIHNTNICDLLTSLVALAIIVPVKELNERYKERMKAPFPIELLVVIVATLISHYFDFEQRYKAAVCGDIPTGFRKPTVPDISLFPSLAMDALPIAVIGFAMTVSLAEIFGKKHGYAVSANQEMIAIGMCNLIPSFFYCFASSAALTKTLLKESTGSQTQVSGLVTSLVLLLVLLWISPLFYSLQTSILGVVTIVNLRGGLRKFRDTPRMWQLSKLDTVVWWTTMLCSTLVTTEIGLLVGVCFALLCIIFRTQRPRATLLGKVSNREIYEDQATYKQLSSIANVKIFRFESSLYYANKDYFKAVLYQKTGVNPVLLRAQAHTDTGSSKGFWGTGFGCLKQAGRRAEQPPADSCPPSTEMHTLILDCGAMQFIDTVGLSVLKETHHDYKQVGVQVLLANCNPSIRQRLREGGWAGEAGSAGGQLPFHSIHDAVQFAERWHQGESEDKQDGAPDPADLNFQVSL; from the exons ATGGAGGATGCGtccagccaggagccagcactgAGCAAAGACACCCCGGGCTCCTTCCAGCCGCAGGAGCCTCCTGCCACTTTTGTCACCTTGGAGGAATACGAGCCCAGGGGCTTCAGCGCCAAAGAGTTCATCGTGGAGAAAGCCAGAGCCGCCTGCACGTGCAGCCCCCAAAGCCTCAGCACCGCCCTGCGCCGGCTCTTCCCGGTGCTGGACTGGCTGCCCCGCTACAACCTCAGGGCCCAGCTGCTCGGGGACATCATCTCGGGGCTCCTGGTGGGGATTGTGGCCATCCCTCAGTCCATCTCCTACTCCCTCCTGGCCAACCAGGACCCCATCTACGGCATCTACACCAACTTCTTCTGCAACATCATCTACGCGGCCATGGCCACGTCGCGCCACGCCTGCGTGGGCTCCTTTGGGGTGCTGTGCCTCATGGTGGGGCAGTCGGTGACGCGGCACCTGCAGCTGGCGGGGTACGGGGACAGCAGCGCTGCCTTGGGAGGCAACTCCAGCTCCCCCGGGAACGGGACAGAGGCCTGTGACAGGAGCTGCTACGCCATCACCGTGGCCCTTTCCTTGAGCTATCTGGTCGGTCTTTACCAG atcCTGCTGGGGGTTTTACAGCTGGGCTTTGTGGCTGTCTACCTGTCAGAGCCTCTCCTGGGTGGCTTCGTGACCGGCTCCAGCCTCACCATCATCACCTCCCAGATGAAATATCTGCTGGGCCTGAAAATCCCTCGTCACGAGGGGGTGGGCTCCTTCATCCTCACCTGGGTGGACCTTTTCAGGTACATCCACAACACCAACATCTGCGACCTGCTCACCAGCCTGGTGGCTTTGGCCATCATCGTGCCCGTCAAGGAGCTCAACGAGCGCTACAAGGAGAGGATGAAGGCCCCGTTCCCCATCGAGCTGCTCGTGGTCATTGTAGCCACGCTCATCTCCCACTACTTTGACTTCGAGCAGCGCTACAAGGCCGCTGTGTGTGGGGACATCCCCACCGGCTTCAGGAAACCCACTGTCCCAGACATCAGCctgtttcccagcctggcaATGGATGCTCTGCCCATTGCTGTCATTGGCTTTGCCATGACTGTGTCCCTGGCAGAAATCTTTGGCAAAAAGCACGGCTACGCCGTCAGTGCCAACCAGGAGATGATTGCCATTGGCATGTGCAACCtcatcccttccttcttctactgctttgccagctctgctgccctgacCAAGACGCTGCTGAAGGAGTCCACGGGGAGCCAGACGCAAGTCTCTGGGCTGGTCacctccctggtgctgctgctggtgctgctgtggatCTCCCCGCTCTTCTACTCACTCCAGACCTCCATCCTGGGGGTGGTGACCATTGTCAACCTGCGGGGTGGCCTCAGGAAGTTCCGTGACACGCCCAGGATGTGGCAGCTCAGCAAGCTGGACACGGTGGTGTGGTGGACAACCATGCTGTGCTCCACGCTGGTCACCACGGAGATCGGGCTCCTTGTGGGCGTTTGCTTCGCCCTGCTCTGCATCATCTTCCGCACACAGAGACCCCGGGCCACGCTCCTGGGCAAGGTCAGCAACAGGGAGATCTACGAGGACCAGGCCACCTACAAACAGCTCAGCAGCATCGCCAACGTCAAAATCTTCCGCTTCGAGTCCTCCCTCTACTACGCCAACAAGGACTATTTCAAGGCTGTTCTGTACCAGAAAACCGGGGTCAATCCTGTCCTGCTGAGGGCCCAGGCACACACggacacaggcagcagcaagggcTTTTGGGGCACCGGGTTTGGCTGCCTGAAACAGGCCGGGAGAAGGGCTGAGCAGCCTCCAGCAGACTCCTGTCCCCCGTCCACAGAAATGCACACCCTAATCCTGGACTGTGGGGCCATGCAGTTCATAGACACCGTGGGTCTCTCCGTGCTGAAGGAGACACACCACGACTATAAGCAGGTCGGTGTCCAGGTGCTCCTGGCCAACTGCAACCCCTCCATCCGCCAGCGGCTCCgggagggaggctgggctggcGAGGCAGGCAGCGCTGGGGGCCAGCTGCCCTTCCACAGCATCCACGATGCCGTGCAGTTTGCTGAGCGCTGGCACCAGGGGGAAAGCGAGGACAAACAGGATGGTGCCCCAGACCCCGCAGACCTGAACTTCCAGGTGTCTTTGTAG